AACCTACCCCTCCTGAAAAGAAAAATGATTTAGAAAAATATTCAGATGAGATAATTTATTTAAATTTATATGTTTTAAATTTTATAAAAATAGGTGAATTTTTAATGGACCAAAATGAAGAAAAGTTATTAAAAGTTCTTAATAACTCAAAATCAATATTAACTGATTTATTAGATAAAAAAATTAAAGATAAAAAAGAAATTAATTTGGGATTGCAACTAATTGACTCAATGACAGATAATTTAGCAAAAGGCACCATTAAAAATTTTATTCAACAGGATTATGTTCAATCATTACGAGATTCTAATGGTCAATACAGCAATTATTTAAAATTAGTTAGCGCTAAATTTTCTAATTTTGCACTAGATTTTAAAGGTTCAACAAAGAATATAAATTTATTATTAGAATATTGAAAAAAATTAAACGAGGAATCCAAAAATAGCATTAGTTATAAAACCATAATTTTTCTAGAATATCTTTTGAGCGAAATAAAAAACAATAAAAATAAGGATATTGTTGATAAGATTTTGCCAATAGTTATGGAATCTATAGATAAAAAAACTGAACTAGATGCGACCAAGATTAAGCAAATTGATGAAGAAATAAAGAAATTAAATCAAGCCAAATAAATGATTTGATTTTTATTTATTTCATTCATTTACAATTTTTTATTTTAATAATAAGTTGCCTCAATAAAAACATAATATAAAAATTATTGTTAGATAAAATATATAAAAAATTGAAAATAAGGTATACAGAGCAAATGAAATAGTTGAATGATTCACTTAATTAGAAGGATTATAAAATATCATAGATGAAATACTAAAAACTTGAAAAAGTAAAAATATTGATAAAAATTTAAATTTATTAAAATTATTAATTCATTCGTTAAATATAAGATTAAAAACAACCTAAGTTCATTGCTAAAAAGACAAAAAAATATGAGTTAAAATTTAGCTTTTCTATTAATAATAAGATTGATTTAGAATTAAAATGTATTTGAAATTAATGAATTCCCAATATGTTTTAAGAAATATATATTTTTTAAAATAAAATATATTACATATAAAAAGTTAAAAAAAGGAATAATTTATGAAAAAGAAAAGTTTTAAGTGATGAATTGCTTTACCTGGAGTGATATTTACTTTACCACTAGTGGCTGCTGCTTGCGGAACTACCAACGGCAAAGAAATAGATAAAAAACCAGATCAAGGTAATAGCCAAATGGATGAAAACAAGAAACCAGATAATGGTAATAACCAAATGAATGATGGAAAAAAACCAGATCAAGAAAAAGATAAAATGGATGGAAATAAAACACCAAACCCAACTCCGCCTGAAAAGAAAAATGATTTAGAAAAATATTCAAATGAAATAATTTATTTAAATTTATATGTTTTAAATTTAGTAAAAGTAGGTTATTTTAGAATGGATCCTAATAAAGAAGAATTATTGAAAGCACTTAATGATTCAAAAGCAATATTAATTGATTTATTAGATAAAAAAACTTCAAATGAAAAAGAAATTAATTCAGGATTGCAACTAATTAATTTAATGATAAATAAAATAAAGGATAATACGATCAAAGAATTTATTGATAAAGATTATATGGAGTCTATAACCAATATCGGAAGACCATATAATAGCTATTTAGTATTAATCAGTGGTCAATTTTCTAATTTTTCTAAAGAGTTCAATACTGAATCGAACAACATGAAAAAAACTGCCAAAATGTTATTAAAATATTGAGATAAATTAAAGAATGAATCAAAGGGTAAAATTAATTATAAAATGTTATCTTTTATAGAATATCTTGTAAATGAATTGAAGGACCCAATAAATGAAATAGCCGAAACCCTCTTAGCAATTCAAAAAACAATGAATGAAAAATCTGAATTAGGTGAAGAAGAAATCGCAAAAATTGATAATTATATAAAAGAAATTCAAAAAGTAAATCAAGTTAATTAAATGAGATATTAGGTCACATAAATTAAACACTCGAAGATGAGGAGTGTTTTTTCATTTAATAAAAAACAAAATACTACAAACTAATTGCAAAAAGCAGTCTGAAATTGATTTAATTTATTTTATTATTGATGATTAATATAATATAAATATCATCGCCTTGATATGCTAGTTAGATACAGAGAAAACTACCGTCAAAATTGGTATATTATATATAATTCTAATGTTATGAATTTAAAGCCAAAACCAAAAAAAATTATCAAAAAGCAAATTAACTTTTTCTAAAAATCAAAAAATTAGTGATTTAAATAACGAAGAAATTAAATTTATTTTTGAAGTTCTTATTGATTCACTAAAAGCAAGTGGATTTACTCAAGAACAAATAGATAAAATTATTCAGAAAAAATTAGAAGAAATAAGGAATAAAACCTAAAAGAAAAAAGTAATACTAAGATCGCATCGGTTGAGAGAAATATTTATTAATTAAAACTTAATATTTATTATCAATATGCTTATAAAAAAATAATACGTATTATGAAATCATCGAATGAATAAATAACATTGAAATATCTGAAAAACTACATTAAAAGAAAACTAAATTTAAGCATATTTCTCAGAAGTTCATTAAGTATAAATTTTGTAAATGTTATAGAAGTTATAAATACAATCAAAAGCATATGTCAAAGAAAAGGTATACATCAAATCATAAATAGATAATAAAATTAAGGGTTTTGATGTTATCAATTTTAATAAGTATAAAAGCAAATATTAAATATATTAAATGGTTAAATAAATGACAGTGTCTGCATGTAGTTGCGGTCATCACGTAAATTTAATTTTTACTTTAAATCTTAGTGATAAACGAACTACTGAAAATACAATAAATTTGATTAACAATGCTATAAAGAAATTAAACTATTTACTATTTTTTTATATTGAGTGTGAAATTAAGTATGCAAATAATTATCTAAAAAACTTTTTAGAAAAATATAACTGTCAGCAATCAATATCAACTAAAAGATGTCATTAAAAAATAGAAAATTAGAATATTTATTTGTTAATCTGTGACAATGAAATATCGACCTTATAAAATACAACAACTCAAATCTCAAAATAATATATAGCGAAAATAGCAGTACAATAAAGTGCTTTAAACCGAAAAAAGTACAAAAAAATTAGATTATAAAACCCCACACTATTTTTGTACAATGTGAAGTGAATACTTAAATTGTTTTACATAAGTTAAGTCAATTAAATGGCTTGATTTTTATTTATTTTATTGATTTTAAAATTATTTATCATAGAAGGAAAAACTATAAATCATCTTAATTTATAAACTAAAATATATTCTCGGCTTTTTCTTTGATAAAAAAATAGCAAAGCAAATGCTATATAATTTTATTATTAGATTTTATAAATGGGAGAAATATGAAGAAAAAATTTAAAATGTTATCAACGATTATTGGATTAAGTTCAATAACTCCAATTTTTGCTATTTCAGCAATAAGTTGCACCAATGCAAATAAAGATATTCAAACTGGCACTGAGAAAAATATACAAAAAATTAGAGATGAGTATAAAGAAGCTAAAAATGCCTACAACACTCTTATTAATGAGCTTGCCAAAGAATATAAAAGTATTAGAGAAGAAATGTCAAAAATTTCTACCGGTAAAGATGCTAATAAAGAAAATAAATTAAAATCTCTAAAATCAAGAATTTACTCTGTTAATAATAAAGCAAGAAGACGTTTAAATCCATTGCTAAAAAGACAAAATTATCTTTTTGATTCTTTAAAAGAATTAGAAAAAAATTCTGATATAAAGACAATCAAAATATTTCATACAAATGATGAACATGGTAGATTAGAATACGATGATGGCAGATTTAGCAATTTTTCGGGAATGGAACGAACTTCAAAATATATTAAAGATAAAAATTATGACCTATTAATATCCGCTGGAGATTTAATTCAAGGACTTCCACTTTCAGATGTTGATAAGGGTGAAACCATAACAAAAATAGCCAAATATATGGGTTATGATTCAATTGCTATTGGTAACCATGAATTTGATTTTGGATTAGAGCATATTCTAAAATTAAACGCACTTTCAGCAAAAGAGGAAGATGGTTGAAGTACTCCTTTTATTTCAGCAAATATCTATTGACATGATTTTTCAAAAGAAACCAATAAGCCAGATGGATATGATCAATCAAAAGTTAATACCAGAGTATTTAAACCATATATTATTAAAACGTTAGAAAATAATGTTAAAGTAGCAATAATGGGACTAACAACTCCAGATACAAAATATACATCTCACCCAAGAAATTCCGTACTAGTTGATTTTAGAGATCCAGCAACTTCAGCTAGAGAAACTATTCAAGAAATTAAAAGAGATAATCCAGATGTAAATTTCATAATCGCGTCAACACACCTAGGAACTGGTAGAAATATTCGAGAATGAACTTCAGAGTATTTAGCAGAAAATGTTTCTGATATTGATTTAATTATTGATGGTCATAGTCATACATATGTTCCAATTCATAAAAATAATGAATCATACGTTACTCAAACAGAAGCATATACAAAATATTTGGGTGATATTGAAATTGAATTTAATGCGAAAACTGGAAAAATTAATGCAGTTACTCAACAATTGCGTGATATAAACCAAATTACAGTGGCAACTAATGATTCAAGTGATTTATATATTTCTGATCTTAAAAAAGATTTTGATAAGGAATATTCTGTTGAAGTATTTACGAACCCAAAACCATTTGAACACACCACATCAGTTGAAATTGATGGAACACCATATTGAAAAGGAAGAATTCAAGCAACTGAACTTGGAGTACTTGTTAGTGATTCATTATCTTGAGAATTTGTTCAAGGCAAACCATGAGAACAAATTGATTTACCTAGCAAGGAAGCGGGCACATTAGATAATGTTGTAGGTTTGACAAATGGTGGTGGAATTAGAACTGATTTAAAATCAGGAAAAATTTTAAAAAAAGATTTATTAGCACTAAGTCCATTTGGAAATAGAATTACCGCTGTCCATTTAAGAGGAGATGTTTTATTAAAAGCATTTGAACACGGAATTGGTAAGGGAAGATCTGGTGGATTTAGCCAATGATCATCAAACGTTGAATATAAAGCTAAAGCAACAAAACAGCCAAGTCCAAGATCTAATAAAGATGAATACATTTGATCACTTGTCCCAGACTCAGTTAAAATTAATGGCAAACCAATTTCTCCAGATAAATATTACTACTTGGTTACAAATGATTTTCTAATAGTTGGTGGTGATGGATATTCAATGTTAGAAACTAAAAATCCTAACGTTAAATTGGCATATGAAGGAGGCAAATATATTGATACTTTAGAAAAATACTTAATTATGATTGCAAATCCAAGTTTTGTAGAAACAGATGCAAATCTATTTGCTAAACCAATTTCTAAATATTCAGATAAAAATATAATTTCAAAACAAACTTTAGATATACCAAAAGAAGCATTTACAAATAAACTAAAAGAACCTGAAAATAAATAATTATTAATAGTAGAAAATATTAATCATATTTAACAAACTATATTCATTACCTTAGGGAAAATGAATGTAGTTTTTAGTTTTATTAAATATTAGCGCAAAAAATTTAAAATATTTTACTCAAAAAATATTAAATATATATTATAATTGCATTTGCATTTATATGGAGGGGTAGCGAAGCGGCCAAACGCGGGTGGCTGTAACCCACTTCCTAACGGTTCGGGGGTTCGAATCCCTCCCCCTCCACCATATTGCCCTTTAGCCAAGTGGTAAGGCAGCGGTTTTTGGTACCGCCATCCGTTAGTTCGAATCTAACAAGGGCAGCCAAATCACAAAGTGTATATTAGACAGCATATCTGCTGTTTTTTATTTATTTTTTTATTTAACTTTTAAGGTAAAATTATTTTTATGTATAACCATCAAAAAATTGAAAAAAAATGACAAGCATATTGAGAAAAAAATAAATCATTTAAAACCCAAGAAAAAAGCTATAAAAAAGCTTACATACTAGATATGTTTCCATATCCATCAGGTGCTGGCCTTCATGTCGGACATTTAGAGGGGTACACTGCAACTGATATTATTAGTCGATATAAAAGATTGAATAATTTTGATGTACTACATCCTATTGGATGAGATGCATTTGGGTTACCGGCTGAACAATATGCCTTAAAAACTGGAAATCATCCTGCTACATTTACTTTAAAAAATATTGATAATTTTCGCCGCCAATTAAAACTACTTGGTTTTTCTTATGATTATGATAAAGAAATCAATACTACAGATCCAAATTTTTATGTCTGGACACAATGAATATTTAAAGAAATGTATAAGCAGGGCTTGGCATCAATTGAAAATGTTGATGTTAATTGATGCGAAGGTTTAGGCACTGTATTAGCGAATGAAGAAATTATTGAAGTTAACGGTATTAGAGTAAGTGAACGGGGCAATTTTCCTGTTGTTAGAAAACCAATGAAACAGTGAGTTCTTAAGATCACTGCATATGCTGATAAATTACTAGAAGGATTAGATGAGCTTGATTGGCCAGAAAATTTAAAATCATTGCAAAGAAATTGAATTGGTAAAAATATTGGTCATGAGGTTGTGTGAAAAATTCACAATAGTAATGAGAAAATTTCTACCTTTACAACTCGTTTAGACACAATTTATGGAGTTTCAGCAATTATTATTAATCCTGAACATCCTTTAATTAAAAAAATAACTAATCGTAAAAATTTGGAAGATGTTTTATATTTTATTGAAAACTATAAATTAAAAAGTGATCGTAAATTACTTCAAAATGCAAAAGAACAATCAGGTATTGAATTGGGATGTTATGTTGAACATCCATTAACAAAAAAAATGATTCCAGTTTGAGTTTCGGATTATGTTTTACCCGGATATGGTACTGGGGCAATTATGGCTGTTCCTGCTCATGATGAAAGAGATTATGAATTTGCTAAAAAATATAATTTGGAAATCATTTCAGTGATTGATATTGCTGATAAGAATTTACCATATTCAGGCAACGGCATTCATAAAAATAGTTCTATCGCTAACAATTTAGATAATCAAGAGGCTGCCGAAAAAATATATGAGGAACTAAAAATTCAAAAAACGATTAATAAAAAAATTAACTATAAATTACGTGATTGAATTTTTTCTCGTCAAAGATATTGAGGCGAACCATTTCCTATTTTATTCGACGAAGATGATAATATTTATTTAGTAAAAGAATTAGTTAAATTACCTGAAACCAAAAATATTAAGCCTTCTGGTTCAACTGAAGGACCTTTAGCAAATGTTAAAGAATGAAATAATGTTGAAATTAATGGCAAAAAGTTTCGTCATGATAATAATGTTATGCCACAATGAGCTGGTTCAAGTTGATATTATTTAGCTTATGTGCTAAAAAATCCTGATGGTTCTTACGTTCCTTTAAATTCAGAAGAAGCTAAAAAACGATTTGAAAATTGACTTCCAGTTGATTTATATATTGGTGGACAAGAACATGCGGTATTACACCTTTTGTATGCTCGTTTTTGACATCGCTTTTTATATGACATTGGTATTGTAACCACTAAAGAACCATTTGCTAAATTAATTAATCAAGGTATCATTTTAGGAACAGATGGTCAAAAAATGTCAAAATCACTTGGTAATGTTATCAATCCTGATGAATTAATTGAAAATCAGGGGGCAGATGCTTTACGGGTATATGAGATGTTTATGGGGCCAATCACTGATTCTAAATCTTGAAATGTAGATTCATTAAATGGTATTCGTCGTTGACTTGAAAAAATTTATAATACATTTTTAAAATTAATAGATCAAAAAATTAAAATTTCCTATGATATGGCTGAATTAGATAGCCTTATCAACGAGTTAATTATTGATGTAACTGAAAATATAGAAAACACAAAATTTAATATCGCTATTAGCAAAATGATGGTTTTCATTAATTATTTGGCTTCACAAAAAGAAATTCATTCACACTATCCATTAAAAATTTTTGCAATTTTGCTAAATCCTTTTGCTCCACATTTATCAGAAGAATTACTTCATCTTCTAAAAGAACGTCCTGCTGAATTTCAAAGTTGGCCATTCCCTGATAAATCAAAGATTATTAAAAAGAACAAAATTATTGGAATTCAAATTAATGGAAAAACTCGGGGACAAATTGAAATTTTATCTGATTGAGATGAAAAAACAGTTGTAGCCGAAGCCAAAAAAATTCCTACAATCACAAAATGATTAGCAGAAAAAGAAATAGTTAAAGTAATTTATTTAAAAGACAAAATTTTGAATTTAATAATTAAATAATTTAATTTTTCACTTTTTATTTTTTCATAAAAGTGGAAAACCTATAACTTTAGAGTAAAATAACATACATATTATTTGAAAGGGCAAATATTTATGCAAGATAAAAAAGACTATAAAAATACTTTATTAATGCCTTCGACAGATTTTTCAATGAAGGCTAATTTATCTGAAAAAGAGCCAGAATACATTTCTAAATGACTTAATGATGGAATTTATCAGAAAATTTTAAAAAGAAATAGAACCAATGAACCATTTGTATTACATGACGGTCCACCTTATGCGAATGGTAATATTCACGTTGGCCATGCACTAAACAAAATTTTAAAAGACATTATTATTAGATTTAGAAGTATGCAAGGTTACTATTCACCATATGTTGCTGGTTGAGATACACATGGATTACCAATTGAACATAAAATGTTGCTAGAATCTAAAAAGCAAGCTAAAGATTTTTCACCAATTGAACTTAGAAAAGCAGCAACTAATTATGCTATAAGTCAAATAGAAATACAAAAAGCACAATTTCAAAAACTTTCATTATTAACTGATTTTAAAGACATATATGTTACTCTAGATAAAAAAATTGAAGCTAATCAATTAAGATTATTCAAGAAAATGGTTAATGATGGCTTAATTTATAAAGATCTTAAACCAGTTTATTGGTCACCATCTTCACAATCTGCTTTAGCTGAGGCCGAAGTTGAGTATGCAGACCATATTTCACCTTCAATGTATGTTGCTTTTAAAGTTGTTGAAGGAAGCGCTAATATCAAAAAAAATGATTATCTTTTAATTTGAACTACTACGCCGTGAACATTAATTGCTAATAGTGGTGTGGCAATAAGTGAAAAATTTAAATACCTAAGAGTTAGTTATGACAATCACAACTATGTTATTGCAAAAGAACTGTTAAATTCATTTGCTGAAACTGCTAAATGAGAAAATTTTAAAATTTTATCTGAATTTGATGGTAAAGATTTATTATCAATTAAATATCAAAGCCCAATTAATAATTTAATTTGTCCAGTAGTATCAGGTCATCACGTTACTCTAGAATCTGGAACAGGGCTTGTTCATATGGCACCTTTATTCGGAGAAGATGACTTTATCATCGGTACTAAACATAATTTAGAAAAAATTATGCATGTTGAAGATGATGGAATGCTAAATGAAAAGGCCTTACAATTTAAAGATATTTTTTATGATGATGCTAATCCGCTAATTGGAAAATTTTTAGAAGAGCAAGCCTTATTAAAAGCATTTAAGAAAATTAAACACTCATATCCACATGATTGAAGAACTCATAAACCGATTATGTATAGAGCAACTCCACAATGATTTGTATCACTTAAACCAATTAAAAATAAAATTGCTTTAGCTTTAGACGGTGTTAAAACCTATAATGATTGAAGTAAAAAAAGATTAGGATTGATGCTTGAAAATCGAGAAACTTGATGTATTTCTCGTCAAAGAATTTGAGGTGTACCTATTATAATTTTTTATGATAAAAATAAAAAGCCTGTTATTAACGATGAAATTTTTGACTATGTTATTAATTTAGTTGAAGAATATGGAACTGATGTTTGATATGAAAGAGAAGTTGATGCCCTTTTACCTGAAAAATATCGTAAATTAGGTTATAGTAAAGAAAAAGATATAATGGATGTTTGATTTGATTCGGGTTCAACTTCGATGAGTGTTAAAATTGATGGTGTTAAAGCTCCATATGATCTATATTTAGAAGGCTCTGATCAATATCGTGGTTGATTTAATAGCTCACTTATAAATTCAATTGCTTGAAATAATACTAGTCCTTTTAAAACATTACTGTCACATGGTTTTGTTTTAGATGGCAAGGGTCAAAAAATGTCAAAATCTAAAGCAAATGTAATTGACCCAATTGTGGTTATTTCAAAATATGGCGCCGATATTCTTAGATTGTGAGCCGCAAATTCTGAATACACTGGAGATGTTACCATTGATGATAAAATTCTAGATCAGACAGTTGAAATATATCGTAAATTAAGAAATACTGTGAAGTTTATGTTGGGAGCACTTTCCGATTATGATTTCAAGGATGTTGAAGTTAAATCAATTCATGCCCTTATGCTTGAAAGAATTACTAATTTAGAATCTAGTCTTTTAGATTATTATGAAAATTATCGTTTTGTCAACATAATTAAGGATATTAATAATTTTATTATTGATTTTAGTAGTTACTACATTTCAATTACAAAAGATATTTTATATTTAAATAAAGAAGATGATTCAGAAAGAAGACAGGTTCAATTTATTTTTTCAAAAATGATTTATTTACTAATTAGAGCATTAGCTCCAATTATGCCAGTAACATGTGAAGAGATATATAAATATTATAATGTTCCAAACAAATTAGAATCAGTACACATGCTACCATTTTTAGAAAAGAAATCATTTAGTTATGAACTTGAACAAAAATGAAAAGATTTCTTTGAAATTAAAAATGAAATATATAAATTAATTGAGGATAAAATAAAAAATCAGGTTATTAAGAGACAAAATGAATCATTTGTAACTATTAAAACTGATATAAAATGAATTAAATCACTTCCACTTGCCCAACTCCTAATGGTTGCCAAAGTAGACTTGGGAAATGAAAATAAAGTCGAGAAACGTGATTCTAAAAAATGTTTAAGATGTTGAAATCACT
The sequence above is a segment of the [Mycoplasma] phocae genome. Coding sequences within it:
- the ileS gene encoding isoleucine--tRNA ligase, encoding MQDKKDYKNTLLMPSTDFSMKANLSEKEPEYISKWLNDGIYQKILKRNRTNEPFVLHDGPPYANGNIHVGHALNKILKDIIIRFRSMQGYYSPYVAGWDTHGLPIEHKMLLESKKQAKDFSPIELRKAATNYAISQIEIQKAQFQKLSLLTDFKDIYVTLDKKIEANQLRLFKKMVNDGLIYKDLKPVYWSPSSQSALAEAEVEYADHISPSMYVAFKVVEGSANIKKNDYLLIWTTTPWTLIANSGVAISEKFKYLRVSYDNHNYVIAKELLNSFAETAKWENFKILSEFDGKDLLSIKYQSPINNLICPVVSGHHVTLESGTGLVHMAPLFGEDDFIIGTKHNLEKIMHVEDDGMLNEKALQFKDIFYDDANPLIGKFLEEQALLKAFKKIKHSYPHDWRTHKPIMYRATPQWFVSLKPIKNKIALALDGVKTYNDWSKKRLGLMLENRETWCISRQRIWGVPIIIFYDKNKKPVINDEIFDYVINLVEEYGTDVWYEREVDALLPEKYRKLGYSKEKDIMDVWFDSGSTSMSVKIDGVKAPYDLYLEGSDQYRGWFNSSLINSIAWNNTSPFKTLLSHGFVLDGKGQKMSKSKANVIDPIVVISKYGADILRLWAANSEYTGDVTIDDKILDQTVEIYRKLRNTVKFMLGALSDYDFKDVEVKSIHALMLERITNLESSLLDYYENYRFVNIIKDINNFIIDFSSYYISITKDILYLNKEDDSERRQVQFIFSKMIYLLIRALAPIMPVTCEEIYKYYNVPNKLESVHMLPFLEKKSFSYELEQKWKDFFEIKNEIYKLIEDKIKNQVIKRQNESFVTIKTDIKWIKSLPLAQLLMVAKVDLGNENKVEKRDSKKCLRCWNHFEDKNFDNNLDICLRCKEVIGEK
- a CDS encoding bifunctional metallophosphatase/5'-nucleotidase, which translates into the protein MKKKFKMLSTIIGLSSITPIFAISAISCTNANKDIQTGTEKNIQKIRDEYKEAKNAYNTLINELAKEYKSIREEMSKISTGKDANKENKLKSLKSRIYSVNNKARRRLNPLLKRQNYLFDSLKELEKNSDIKTIKIFHTNDEHGRLEYDDGRFSNFSGMERTSKYIKDKNYDLLISAGDLIQGLPLSDVDKGETITKIAKYMGYDSIAIGNHEFDFGLEHILKLNALSAKEEDGWSTPFISANIYWHDFSKETNKPDGYDQSKVNTRVFKPYIIKTLENNVKVAIMGLTTPDTKYTSHPRNSVLVDFRDPATSARETIQEIKRDNPDVNFIIASTHLGTGRNIREWTSEYLAENVSDIDLIIDGHSHTYVPIHKNNESYVTQTEAYTKYLGDIEIEFNAKTGKINAVTQQLRDINQITVATNDSSDLYISDLKKDFDKEYSVEVFTNPKPFEHTTSVEIDGTPYWKGRIQATELGVLVSDSLSWEFVQGKPWEQIDLPSKEAGTLDNVVGLTNGGGIRTDLKSGKILKKDLLALSPFGNRITAVHLRGDVLLKAFEHGIGKGRSGGFSQWSSNVEYKAKATKQPSPRSNKDEYIWSLVPDSVKINGKPISPDKYYYLVTNDFLIVGGDGYSMLETKNPNVKLAYEGGKYIDTLEKYLIMIANPSFVETDANLFAKPISKYSDKNIISKQTLDIPKEAFTNKLKEPENK
- the leuS gene encoding leucine--tRNA ligase; the encoded protein is MYNHQKIEKKWQAYWEKNKSFKTQEKSYKKAYILDMFPYPSGAGLHVGHLEGYTATDIISRYKRLNNFDVLHPIGWDAFGLPAEQYALKTGNHPATFTLKNIDNFRRQLKLLGFSYDYDKEINTTDPNFYVWTQWIFKEMYKQGLASIENVDVNWCEGLGTVLANEEIIEVNGIRVSERGNFPVVRKPMKQWVLKITAYADKLLEGLDELDWPENLKSLQRNWIGKNIGHEVVWKIHNSNEKISTFTTRLDTIYGVSAIIINPEHPLIKKITNRKNLEDVLYFIENYKLKSDRKLLQNAKEQSGIELGCYVEHPLTKKMIPVWVSDYVLPGYGTGAIMAVPAHDERDYEFAKKYNLEIISVIDIADKNLPYSGNGIHKNSSIANNLDNQEAAEKIYEELKIQKTINKKINYKLRDWIFSRQRYWGEPFPILFDEDDNIYLVKELVKLPETKNIKPSGSTEGPLANVKEWNNVEINGKKFRHDNNVMPQWAGSSWYYLAYVLKNPDGSYVPLNSEEAKKRFENWLPVDLYIGGQEHAVLHLLYARFWHRFLYDIGIVTTKEPFAKLINQGIILGTDGQKMSKSLGNVINPDELIENQGADALRVYEMFMGPITDSKSWNVDSLNGIRRWLEKIYNTFLKLIDQKIKISYDMAELDSLINELIIDVTENIENTKFNIAISKMMVFINYLASQKEIHSHYPLKIFAILLNPFAPHLSEELLHLLKERPAEFQSWPFPDKSKIIKKNKIIGIQINGKTRGQIEILSDWDEKTVVAEAKKIPTITKWLAEKEIVKVIYLKDKILNLIIK